The following coding sequences lie in one Haematobia irritans isolate KBUSLIRL chromosome 3, ASM5000362v1, whole genome shotgun sequence genomic window:
- the c11.1 gene encoding maestro heat like repeat family protein c11.1 isoform X2 produces MDHPKKGGGVATPTLDKPSILEGVLNNLFDGLSDKDETVRMAIQTALVKIIETHPVRATEILMEYREKHPKLSEQTTTIILKAIERVVSSETKIPSEAHKRLITLTIEEMTRSNEHVPNIQNHAVNILVAIGRGDDCKMVMEALMAHTKEGTVSHFMVMQCYGMLATNNATGVVPFIKQILSTILTNLNAIKQDHIKQAHAYAIGHFSEALMEQSSSNSTAENAPAIDNDAAAVNGNDTSSSTKVPIFPDCSTEISIAYDVLFKQWIHTREPKVCVEILQALSSMFPLLPPDAIQDQTPRLIPQVLGLYRRSIERNSVTQFLSAILKTNIALHSSVLDAVADQLISNLFDLVCVYPDYEKPQTVKGHYEVLRCFHLLSSVYAVKIMDTLLMHLRNNSERERIKSLLILTHLLNTSTVNIENKLQAFMECLKQMITSEKSIKMKMTLLKCIVALAQKSFIKEKEFVWFIVRYSCKYSKVNQENGSLEDHANFVLSCESSLFMLSSTVGTMDELLKRELLNYFVLMDYTDICSNLAKCLASLFAKSANIEFEIANEDDEPERRESNAGGGEDMSPRPPTLIKSGKIVVPSAETVYTRCLALLGNYHCIKRATNILSFLKYYHPHLNPELYKIWEKSISDLLLNINKESLYFYKLNAFIVETNDFLAKHDEHFAERLANKMAEQTIIYPMILPHNEFVIPTLNTERGMLLKSMALTLCNVKDDATVSAKLDLIINSARQEKLDKHTKHTEYEDKIVPCCLALGYMSRKHYSLVIKKLAELANIGGRKHSTGFFSNLHFIKDTHKELETFKTNLLAIKSLGHVMEEADPKQSLANLDDTIFNFLILQLKFTKDQCIMAAILKTLLSICNQMINSKESLTTPLKYRKQIMEAVFSIPIEAPFDDLPLLPVILKLGTDFIRIGVEDATESVDGGVIFEIACKNFFSCAQNLKMKFESQEEDDRNSFLAKYLNESLPELNKLVKVIIEMDPSPSTLDLIISILETWTREKNSEVRICASHVYNNTLDVYIKSMKIGCEAPSKFNQTGQMLGKIVPRCIDSNGTVRQVSVDILQKTLEIACIYETLTIADSETDWVKEIEIVKEQIITDDPKQIYNLAGEIAKIIALRISNFQYLQFCKTLLVGLKDPEHSSAIGASVVLKFFIQQKGSELFHAVPDLVKECLAAIHSCEVNRAKSGVLKAIVALTKHHPKLVMVEMLTQQLPYEENIVEYWHLICTDSDLTGVLLENFLQILSSACIFEQNEACVDRQKIASVQPFAIFCALNEMMASKDIKTQLKLKFPELFTVLLTSLASYTNLAAPMQTGPVRSSSPIMNSSSSSIITLSTASKNKFGFVPNKESIKLNPCQIVLDTFQKFLNNLEMEQIAIVLTVHTHLASSTDLKNYIELLTPMAIGLSNQIDINSNEMKKVISTICKYVASPYDSQRVAAVGLFSRLVPLRPCGEISSIIMNHLTSALSDPNAVVRGLSIQGMGHVGLLTEDDIERYHETAITALLKGVDDTVNDCLINIPLESMRGLSRILQNLSSDRVETFHVSLAIRIRPFFGSYSLEIREAAIILFGDLCESKIAMKDGTSTPNETSNEALNEQLIANLFPLLLHLSEGEATIIRACKGTLRKVCKLLKSTKINDMAQRHLLDHGQLNYNNFIVDFVKVISMELTEHIQDFIDSCIPKLRSQWPEVRGSAAMVIGILHNFLSERNTQTEAVGNKLAALLKDENHFVRVKAATALGYFFGDI; encoded by the exons GAGTCTTAAACAATCTTTTCGATGGCTTATCGGACAAAGATGAAACAGTGCGGATGGCCATACAAACGGCCTtggttaaaataattgaaacacATCCCGTAAGAGCCACAGAAATTCTTATGGAATATCGAGAAAAACATCCAAAATTGAGTGAACAAACCACAACTATAATATTAAA AGCCATAGAACGTGTAGTCTCCTCGGAAACGAAAATACCTTCAGAAGCTCATAAAAGGCTTATTACATTAACCATTGAAGAGATGACACGTTCAAATGAACATGTACCCAATATACAAAATCATGCTGTTAACATTTTAGTAGCAATTGGCCGGGGAGATGATTGCAAAATGGTTATGGAAGCCTTGATGGCTCATACAAAAGAGGGCACAGTATCACATTTTATGGTTATGCAGTGTTATGGAATGCTAGCCACAAATAATGCAACGGGTGTAGTGCCTTTTATCAAACAAATACTGTCGACAATACTAACTAATTTAAATGCCATAAAACAGGATCATATTAAACAAGCACATGCGTATG CCATTGGTCATTTTAGCGAAGCTCTCATGGAACAATCTTCATCAAATTCTACAGCTGAAAACGCTCCAGCCATTGACAATGATGCTGCTGCAGTCAATGGCAATGACACATCATCttcgacaaaagttcctatatttCCAGACTGTTCAACGGAAATTTCTATTGCCTACGATGTCCTCTTTAAACAATGGATACATACAAGGGAACCCAAAGTTTGTGTGGAGATTCTACAAGCACTATCCTCAATGTTCCCCCTACTACCACCAGATGCAATACAAGATCAAACACCCAGATTAATACCACAAGTCTTGGGATTATATAGACGCTCTATAGAGCGTAATTCGGTGACACAATTTTTATCGGCTATACTTAAGACCAATATAGCGTTGCACTCTTCGGTCTTAGATGCAGTGGCCGATCAATTGATTTCGAATCTTTTCGATTTGGTCTGTGTCTACCCCGATTACGAGAAACCCCAGACGGTTAAAGGTCATTATGAGGTATTGAGATGTTTCCATTTATTATCCAGTGTGTATGCAGTTAAAATAATGGATACTTTGCTCATGCATTTGCGTAACAACAGCGAACGGGAGCGCATTAAGTCCCTATTGATATTAACACATCTTTTGAATACGTCCACGGTGAATATTGAAAACAAACTACAGGCATTTATGGAATGTCTAAAACAAATGATAACCAGTGAAAAGagtattaaaatgaaaatgacaCTGCTCAAGTGTATAGTGGCTTTGGCCCAGAAATCTTTTATCAAGGAGAAAGAATTCGTTTGGTTTATTGTACGCTACAGTTGCAAGTACAGCAAAGTCAATCAAGAGAATGGATCATTGGAAGATCATGCTAACTTTGTTTTATCCTGTGAAAGTTCACTGTTTATGCTATCCTCTACGGTGGGCACAATGGATGAATTGCTGAAGAGGGAacttttgaactattttgttttaatgGACTATACAGATATTTGTTCGAATTTGGCCAAGTGTTTGGCTAGTCTCTTTGCCAAATCGGCAAATATAGAATTCGAAATAGCCAATGAAGATGATGAACCTGAGCGTCGAGAGTCGAATGCAGGTGGTGGCGAGGATATGTCTCCACGACCACCAACTCTAattaaaagtggtaaaatagtaGTACCTTCAGCCGAAACGGTATATACTCGATGTTTAGCCCTTTTGGGAAACTATCATTGCATAAAGAGAGCCACCAATATTTTGTCGTTTTTGAAATATTACCATCCCCATTTGAATCCGGAACTTTATAAAATCTGGGAAAAATCTATATCGGATTTATTGCTGAATATCAATAAAGAatctttgtatttttataaactcaATGCTTTTATTGTGGAAACCAATGATTTCCTGGCAAAACATGATGAACATTTCGCCGAACGTTTGGCCAATAAAATGGCTGAGCAAACAATAATATATCCCATGATTCTGCCACACAATGAGTTTGTTATACCCACTTTGAATACGGAAAGAGGAATGTTGCTGAAATCAATGGCCCTAACACTGTGTAATGTAAAGGATGATGCCACTGTCAGTGCAAAATTGGATTTGATAATCAATTCTGCGAGACAGGAAAAACTTGACAAGCATACCAAGCATACAGAATATGAAGATAAAATTGTGCCCTGTTGCTTGGCTCTGGGTTATATGTCAAGAAAACACTATTCCCTAGTCATTAAGAAACTCGCTGAATTGGCTAATATCGGAGGTCGCAAACATTCCACGGGGTTCTTTTCCAATTTACACTTTATCAAAGATACCCACAAGGAATTGGAGACTTTCAAAACCAATCTTTTGGCCATTAAATCTCTCGGTCATGTTATGGAGGAGGCTGATCCCAAACAATCTCTGGCCAATTTGGATGATACCATATTTAACTTTTTGATTTTACAATTGAAATTTACCAAAGATCAATGTATCATGGCAGCTATTCTAAAAACTTTGCTAAGTATTTGCAATCAAATGATCAACTCAAAAGAGAGCCTAACCACCCCTTTGAAGTACCGCAAACAAATAATGGAAGCCGTTTTCAGTATACCCATAGAAGCACCCTTTGATGATTTACCCCTATTGCCGGTAATACTCAAATTGGGTACAGATTTCATACGTATAGGTGTCGAAGATGCTACGGAGTCCGTTGATGGTGGTGTCATTTTCGAAATTGCTTGCAAGAATTTTTTCTCTTgtgcccaaaatctaaaaatgaaattcgaaTCGCAAGAAGAAGATGACCGCAACAGCTTTTTGGCCAAATATCTTAACGAATCATTGCCAGAATTGAATAAATTAGTAAAAGTCATTATAGAAATGGATCCTTCGCCCTCCACTTTGGATTTAATAATTTCCATATTAGAAACTTGGACCCGCGAAAAGAATTCGGAAGTTCGTATATGTGCTAGTCATGTATATAACAATACCCTGGATGTTTATATCAAATCCATGAAGATTGGATGTGAAGCTCCTTCGAAATTCAATCAAACAGGGCAAATGTTGGGTAAAATTGTACCACGTTGCATAGATTCGAATGGTACTGTACGTCAAGTATCGGTAGATATATTACAAAAAACCTTGGAAATAGCATGTATTTATGAAACCCTAACAATTGCGGATAGTGAAACCGATTGGGTCAAAGAAATTGAAATAGTGAAGGAGCAAATTATCACAGATGATCCCAAACAGATATACAATCTTGCAGGCGAGATTGCTAAGATAATAGCATTGCGTATAtccaattttcaatatttgcaattttg taAAACATTACTGGTTGGCCTCAAGGATCCTGAACATAGTTCCGCTATTGGTGCCTCTGTAGTTTTGAAGTTCTTTATTCAACAGAAGGGTTCTGAATTATTCCATGCAGTACCGGATCTAGTCAAAGAATGTTTAGCG GCCATACATTCCTGTGAGGTGAATCGTGCAAAATCTGGAGTTCTAAAGGCTATAGTTGCACTTACTAAACATCATCCAAAATTAGTGATGGTTGAAATGCTAACACAACAACTTCCTTACGAAGA AAATATCGTCGAATATTGGCATTTAATATGCACTGACAGTGACCTGACTGGTGTTTTGTtggaaaactttttgcaaattCTTTCATCGGCTTGTATATTTGAACAGAATGAGGCCTGTGTGGATCGACAAAAAATAGCCAGTGTACAACCGTTTGCTATTTTCTGTGCTCTAAATGAAATGATGGCTTCCAAAGATATAAAAACG CAATTAAAATTGAAGTTCCCAGAATTGTTCACTGTACTATTGACCTCTTTAGCCTCGTATACAAATCTGGCGGCACCCATGCAAACTGGCCCAGTCCGTAGTAGTTCTCCAATTATGAATTCATCATCTTCTTCCATCATAACTCTTTCGACGGcgtccaaaaataaatttggttttgttCCCAACAAGGAATCCATTAAATTAAATCCCTGTCAAATTGTTTTGGATACTTTCCAGAAATTCCTCAACAACTTGGAAATGGAACAAATTGCCATTGTACTTACCGTACATACACATTTAGCTTCAAGTACTGATCTCAAAAATTACATAGAACTATTGACACCCATGGCGATTGGTTTATCAAATCAAATTGATATTAATtccaatgaaatgaaaaaagttaTATCGACAATTTGTAAATATGTAGCCTCGCCCTATGATTCTCAGAGAGTTGCTGCTGTGGGTCTGTTCTCACGATTGGTGCCGTTAAGACCATGTGGCGAAATATCTTCGATAATAATGAATCATTTGACTTCGGCCTTAAGTGATCCTAATGCTGTTGTACGAGGTCTAAGTATACAGGGAATGGGCCATGTTGGCTTATTGACTGAAGATGACATTGAAAGGTATCATGAGACTGCTATTACTGCTCTGTTAAAGGGTGTCGACGATACTGTCAA TGATTGTCTGATCAATATACCCTTGGAGAGTATGCGTGGATTATCTcgcattttacaaaatctatccaGTGATCGTGTGGAGACTTTCCATGTGTCTCTGGCAATACGAATACGTCCCTTTTTCGGCAGTTACTCTTTGGAAATTCGTGAGGCTGCCATTATATTATTTGGTGATTTATGTGAATCGAAAATCGCAATGAAAGATGGAACTTCAACCCCAAATGAGACATCAAATGAAGCTTTAAATGAACAATTAATAGCAAACTTGTTTCCTTTGCTTTTACACTTAAGTGAAGGAGAAGCTACAATTATTCGC GCTTGTAAGGGAACATTACGCAAAGTTTGTAAACTGttgaaatctaccaaaatcaatgATATGGCTCAACGCCATCTCTTGGATCATGGACAAttgaattataataattttatagtgGATTTTGTTAAAGTGATT TCTATGGAATTAACAGAGCACATACAGGATTTCATTGATTCATGTATTCCAAAATTACGCAGTCAGTGGCCTGAAGTAAGGGGAAGCGCTGCAATGGTCATTG GTATACTACATAATTTCCTCTCCGAACGTAACACTCAAACGGAAGCCGTTGGAAATAAACTTGCAGCATTACTCAAGGATGAAAATCATTTTGTGCGAGTGAAAGCTGCTACAGCTTTGGGATATTTCTTCGGagacatttaa
- the c11.1 gene encoding maestro heat like repeat family protein c11.1 isoform X1, translating to MFNTIKKALHKQKSPVPPSKRIYVPSNTKGVLNNLFDGLSDKDETVRMAIQTALVKIIETHPVRATEILMEYREKHPKLSEQTTTIILKAIERVVSSETKIPSEAHKRLITLTIEEMTRSNEHVPNIQNHAVNILVAIGRGDDCKMVMEALMAHTKEGTVSHFMVMQCYGMLATNNATGVVPFIKQILSTILTNLNAIKQDHIKQAHAYAIGHFSEALMEQSSSNSTAENAPAIDNDAAAVNGNDTSSSTKVPIFPDCSTEISIAYDVLFKQWIHTREPKVCVEILQALSSMFPLLPPDAIQDQTPRLIPQVLGLYRRSIERNSVTQFLSAILKTNIALHSSVLDAVADQLISNLFDLVCVYPDYEKPQTVKGHYEVLRCFHLLSSVYAVKIMDTLLMHLRNNSERERIKSLLILTHLLNTSTVNIENKLQAFMECLKQMITSEKSIKMKMTLLKCIVALAQKSFIKEKEFVWFIVRYSCKYSKVNQENGSLEDHANFVLSCESSLFMLSSTVGTMDELLKRELLNYFVLMDYTDICSNLAKCLASLFAKSANIEFEIANEDDEPERRESNAGGGEDMSPRPPTLIKSGKIVVPSAETVYTRCLALLGNYHCIKRATNILSFLKYYHPHLNPELYKIWEKSISDLLLNINKESLYFYKLNAFIVETNDFLAKHDEHFAERLANKMAEQTIIYPMILPHNEFVIPTLNTERGMLLKSMALTLCNVKDDATVSAKLDLIINSARQEKLDKHTKHTEYEDKIVPCCLALGYMSRKHYSLVIKKLAELANIGGRKHSTGFFSNLHFIKDTHKELETFKTNLLAIKSLGHVMEEADPKQSLANLDDTIFNFLILQLKFTKDQCIMAAILKTLLSICNQMINSKESLTTPLKYRKQIMEAVFSIPIEAPFDDLPLLPVILKLGTDFIRIGVEDATESVDGGVIFEIACKNFFSCAQNLKMKFESQEEDDRNSFLAKYLNESLPELNKLVKVIIEMDPSPSTLDLIISILETWTREKNSEVRICASHVYNNTLDVYIKSMKIGCEAPSKFNQTGQMLGKIVPRCIDSNGTVRQVSVDILQKTLEIACIYETLTIADSETDWVKEIEIVKEQIITDDPKQIYNLAGEIAKIIALRISNFQYLQFCKTLLVGLKDPEHSSAIGASVVLKFFIQQKGSELFHAVPDLVKECLAAIHSCEVNRAKSGVLKAIVALTKHHPKLVMVEMLTQQLPYEENIVEYWHLICTDSDLTGVLLENFLQILSSACIFEQNEACVDRQKIASVQPFAIFCALNEMMASKDIKTQLKLKFPELFTVLLTSLASYTNLAAPMQTGPVRSSSPIMNSSSSSIITLSTASKNKFGFVPNKESIKLNPCQIVLDTFQKFLNNLEMEQIAIVLTVHTHLASSTDLKNYIELLTPMAIGLSNQIDINSNEMKKVISTICKYVASPYDSQRVAAVGLFSRLVPLRPCGEISSIIMNHLTSALSDPNAVVRGLSIQGMGHVGLLTEDDIERYHETAITALLKGVDDTVNDCLINIPLESMRGLSRILQNLSSDRVETFHVSLAIRIRPFFGSYSLEIREAAIILFGDLCESKIAMKDGTSTPNETSNEALNEQLIANLFPLLLHLSEGEATIIRACKGTLRKVCKLLKSTKINDMAQRHLLDHGQLNYNNFIVDFVKVISMELTEHIQDFIDSCIPKLRSQWPEVRGSAAMVIGILHNFLSERNTQTEAVGNKLAALLKDENHFVRVKAATALGYFFGDI from the exons atgttcaaTACGATAAAGAAAGCCTTACACAAACAAAAATCCCCGGTTCCGCCCTCTAAACGAATCTATGTGCCATCGAATACAAAAG GAGTCTTAAACAATCTTTTCGATGGCTTATCGGACAAAGATGAAACAGTGCGGATGGCCATACAAACGGCCTtggttaaaataattgaaacacATCCCGTAAGAGCCACAGAAATTCTTATGGAATATCGAGAAAAACATCCAAAATTGAGTGAACAAACCACAACTATAATATTAAA AGCCATAGAACGTGTAGTCTCCTCGGAAACGAAAATACCTTCAGAAGCTCATAAAAGGCTTATTACATTAACCATTGAAGAGATGACACGTTCAAATGAACATGTACCCAATATACAAAATCATGCTGTTAACATTTTAGTAGCAATTGGCCGGGGAGATGATTGCAAAATGGTTATGGAAGCCTTGATGGCTCATACAAAAGAGGGCACAGTATCACATTTTATGGTTATGCAGTGTTATGGAATGCTAGCCACAAATAATGCAACGGGTGTAGTGCCTTTTATCAAACAAATACTGTCGACAATACTAACTAATTTAAATGCCATAAAACAGGATCATATTAAACAAGCACATGCGTATG CCATTGGTCATTTTAGCGAAGCTCTCATGGAACAATCTTCATCAAATTCTACAGCTGAAAACGCTCCAGCCATTGACAATGATGCTGCTGCAGTCAATGGCAATGACACATCATCttcgacaaaagttcctatatttCCAGACTGTTCAACGGAAATTTCTATTGCCTACGATGTCCTCTTTAAACAATGGATACATACAAGGGAACCCAAAGTTTGTGTGGAGATTCTACAAGCACTATCCTCAATGTTCCCCCTACTACCACCAGATGCAATACAAGATCAAACACCCAGATTAATACCACAAGTCTTGGGATTATATAGACGCTCTATAGAGCGTAATTCGGTGACACAATTTTTATCGGCTATACTTAAGACCAATATAGCGTTGCACTCTTCGGTCTTAGATGCAGTGGCCGATCAATTGATTTCGAATCTTTTCGATTTGGTCTGTGTCTACCCCGATTACGAGAAACCCCAGACGGTTAAAGGTCATTATGAGGTATTGAGATGTTTCCATTTATTATCCAGTGTGTATGCAGTTAAAATAATGGATACTTTGCTCATGCATTTGCGTAACAACAGCGAACGGGAGCGCATTAAGTCCCTATTGATATTAACACATCTTTTGAATACGTCCACGGTGAATATTGAAAACAAACTACAGGCATTTATGGAATGTCTAAAACAAATGATAACCAGTGAAAAGagtattaaaatgaaaatgacaCTGCTCAAGTGTATAGTGGCTTTGGCCCAGAAATCTTTTATCAAGGAGAAAGAATTCGTTTGGTTTATTGTACGCTACAGTTGCAAGTACAGCAAAGTCAATCAAGAGAATGGATCATTGGAAGATCATGCTAACTTTGTTTTATCCTGTGAAAGTTCACTGTTTATGCTATCCTCTACGGTGGGCACAATGGATGAATTGCTGAAGAGGGAacttttgaactattttgttttaatgGACTATACAGATATTTGTTCGAATTTGGCCAAGTGTTTGGCTAGTCTCTTTGCCAAATCGGCAAATATAGAATTCGAAATAGCCAATGAAGATGATGAACCTGAGCGTCGAGAGTCGAATGCAGGTGGTGGCGAGGATATGTCTCCACGACCACCAACTCTAattaaaagtggtaaaatagtaGTACCTTCAGCCGAAACGGTATATACTCGATGTTTAGCCCTTTTGGGAAACTATCATTGCATAAAGAGAGCCACCAATATTTTGTCGTTTTTGAAATATTACCATCCCCATTTGAATCCGGAACTTTATAAAATCTGGGAAAAATCTATATCGGATTTATTGCTGAATATCAATAAAGAatctttgtatttttataaactcaATGCTTTTATTGTGGAAACCAATGATTTCCTGGCAAAACATGATGAACATTTCGCCGAACGTTTGGCCAATAAAATGGCTGAGCAAACAATAATATATCCCATGATTCTGCCACACAATGAGTTTGTTATACCCACTTTGAATACGGAAAGAGGAATGTTGCTGAAATCAATGGCCCTAACACTGTGTAATGTAAAGGATGATGCCACTGTCAGTGCAAAATTGGATTTGATAATCAATTCTGCGAGACAGGAAAAACTTGACAAGCATACCAAGCATACAGAATATGAAGATAAAATTGTGCCCTGTTGCTTGGCTCTGGGTTATATGTCAAGAAAACACTATTCCCTAGTCATTAAGAAACTCGCTGAATTGGCTAATATCGGAGGTCGCAAACATTCCACGGGGTTCTTTTCCAATTTACACTTTATCAAAGATACCCACAAGGAATTGGAGACTTTCAAAACCAATCTTTTGGCCATTAAATCTCTCGGTCATGTTATGGAGGAGGCTGATCCCAAACAATCTCTGGCCAATTTGGATGATACCATATTTAACTTTTTGATTTTACAATTGAAATTTACCAAAGATCAATGTATCATGGCAGCTATTCTAAAAACTTTGCTAAGTATTTGCAATCAAATGATCAACTCAAAAGAGAGCCTAACCACCCCTTTGAAGTACCGCAAACAAATAATGGAAGCCGTTTTCAGTATACCCATAGAAGCACCCTTTGATGATTTACCCCTATTGCCGGTAATACTCAAATTGGGTACAGATTTCATACGTATAGGTGTCGAAGATGCTACGGAGTCCGTTGATGGTGGTGTCATTTTCGAAATTGCTTGCAAGAATTTTTTCTCTTgtgcccaaaatctaaaaatgaaattcgaaTCGCAAGAAGAAGATGACCGCAACAGCTTTTTGGCCAAATATCTTAACGAATCATTGCCAGAATTGAATAAATTAGTAAAAGTCATTATAGAAATGGATCCTTCGCCCTCCACTTTGGATTTAATAATTTCCATATTAGAAACTTGGACCCGCGAAAAGAATTCGGAAGTTCGTATATGTGCTAGTCATGTATATAACAATACCCTGGATGTTTATATCAAATCCATGAAGATTGGATGTGAAGCTCCTTCGAAATTCAATCAAACAGGGCAAATGTTGGGTAAAATTGTACCACGTTGCATAGATTCGAATGGTACTGTACGTCAAGTATCGGTAGATATATTACAAAAAACCTTGGAAATAGCATGTATTTATGAAACCCTAACAATTGCGGATAGTGAAACCGATTGGGTCAAAGAAATTGAAATAGTGAAGGAGCAAATTATCACAGATGATCCCAAACAGATATACAATCTTGCAGGCGAGATTGCTAAGATAATAGCATTGCGTATAtccaattttcaatatttgcaattttg taAAACATTACTGGTTGGCCTCAAGGATCCTGAACATAGTTCCGCTATTGGTGCCTCTGTAGTTTTGAAGTTCTTTATTCAACAGAAGGGTTCTGAATTATTCCATGCAGTACCGGATCTAGTCAAAGAATGTTTAGCG GCCATACATTCCTGTGAGGTGAATCGTGCAAAATCTGGAGTTCTAAAGGCTATAGTTGCACTTACTAAACATCATCCAAAATTAGTGATGGTTGAAATGCTAACACAACAACTTCCTTACGAAGA AAATATCGTCGAATATTGGCATTTAATATGCACTGACAGTGACCTGACTGGTGTTTTGTtggaaaactttttgcaaattCTTTCATCGGCTTGTATATTTGAACAGAATGAGGCCTGTGTGGATCGACAAAAAATAGCCAGTGTACAACCGTTTGCTATTTTCTGTGCTCTAAATGAAATGATGGCTTCCAAAGATATAAAAACG CAATTAAAATTGAAGTTCCCAGAATTGTTCACTGTACTATTGACCTCTTTAGCCTCGTATACAAATCTGGCGGCACCCATGCAAACTGGCCCAGTCCGTAGTAGTTCTCCAATTATGAATTCATCATCTTCTTCCATCATAACTCTTTCGACGGcgtccaaaaataaatttggttttgttCCCAACAAGGAATCCATTAAATTAAATCCCTGTCAAATTGTTTTGGATACTTTCCAGAAATTCCTCAACAACTTGGAAATGGAACAAATTGCCATTGTACTTACCGTACATACACATTTAGCTTCAAGTACTGATCTCAAAAATTACATAGAACTATTGACACCCATGGCGATTGGTTTATCAAATCAAATTGATATTAATtccaatgaaatgaaaaaagttaTATCGACAATTTGTAAATATGTAGCCTCGCCCTATGATTCTCAGAGAGTTGCTGCTGTGGGTCTGTTCTCACGATTGGTGCCGTTAAGACCATGTGGCGAAATATCTTCGATAATAATGAATCATTTGACTTCGGCCTTAAGTGATCCTAATGCTGTTGTACGAGGTCTAAGTATACAGGGAATGGGCCATGTTGGCTTATTGACTGAAGATGACATTGAAAGGTATCATGAGACTGCTATTACTGCTCTGTTAAAGGGTGTCGACGATACTGTCAA TGATTGTCTGATCAATATACCCTTGGAGAGTATGCGTGGATTATCTcgcattttacaaaatctatccaGTGATCGTGTGGAGACTTTCCATGTGTCTCTGGCAATACGAATACGTCCCTTTTTCGGCAGTTACTCTTTGGAAATTCGTGAGGCTGCCATTATATTATTTGGTGATTTATGTGAATCGAAAATCGCAATGAAAGATGGAACTTCAACCCCAAATGAGACATCAAATGAAGCTTTAAATGAACAATTAATAGCAAACTTGTTTCCTTTGCTTTTACACTTAAGTGAAGGAGAAGCTACAATTATTCGC GCTTGTAAGGGAACATTACGCAAAGTTTGTAAACTGttgaaatctaccaaaatcaatgATATGGCTCAACGCCATCTCTTGGATCATGGACAAttgaattataataattttatagtgGATTTTGTTAAAGTGATT TCTATGGAATTAACAGAGCACATACAGGATTTCATTGATTCATGTATTCCAAAATTACGCAGTCAGTGGCCTGAAGTAAGGGGAAGCGCTGCAATGGTCATTG GTATACTACATAATTTCCTCTCCGAACGTAACACTCAAACGGAAGCCGTTGGAAATAAACTTGCAGCATTACTCAAGGATGAAAATCATTTTGTGCGAGTGAAAGCTGCTACAGCTTTGGGATATTTCTTCGGagacatttaa